A window from Fodinibius salicampi encodes these proteins:
- a CDS encoding M16 family metallopeptidase, with translation MKRFSILCVLVSLITFSTQTTKVAHAQQTGESPHENLNFPELNDFQRPEVETYTTDNGITFYLVEDTELPLINVNARIRTGGVLVPNEKAGLASITGTVMRSGGTETYPADSLNALLENRAASIETGISFTNGTASMNVLKEDFENLIPVFVDVLTNPAFPDEKIELAKTQTKSSISRRNDNIQQIGTREFQRLIYGPDTRYGRNTEYETVNNISREDLVNFHDEHFTAENMMVGVVGDFDSEEMKEKLEETFGQLPAGDETTLEFPEVDYEPQSSINFINKPDVNQSFVMLGHIGGLRDNPDYAKVQVMNQVLSGGFSGRLLQIVRSEMGLAYSVYGRYGMNSFYPGVFYAGVQTKSSTTAEAIDAIIEQIERLQNEPITEKELQDTKDQILNSAVFEYDSYEEVLSQQMSYAYRGLPSNAFEQYIEDVKETTIEDVQSVAQEYLDPGNLQILVVGNKDEIGDQLEKYGKVNEIDISIPEPGSGEQEVVKGDAEKGQQLLNQMADAVISPDTELNTLTVSGQVQQQGQTMQTTMTVDYPDAIEQTIQAPMGKVQLSYKGGSGTMTAGGQERSLPPQMANSLKSTLNKSFVSIALNAGEVNPQFLGTEEVGGTTYNKLNVTVDDSNVAILLNQETNYPDIIRYKQFNPQMGSEVTVENRHSDWNTVDGVAYPYTQVTIINGNESGKATYESHEVNK, from the coding sequence ATGAAGAGATTTAGCATTCTCTGTGTATTAGTTTCTTTGATCACCTTTAGTACTCAGACTACCAAAGTGGCTCATGCACAGCAAACCGGCGAATCGCCACATGAAAATTTAAATTTCCCGGAACTTAATGATTTCCAAAGACCAGAAGTAGAAACCTATACCACCGACAATGGCATTACCTTTTATTTGGTTGAGGATACAGAACTACCCCTGATCAATGTAAATGCCCGAATACGAACCGGTGGGGTATTGGTTCCGAACGAAAAAGCAGGACTTGCTTCGATCACGGGTACAGTCATGCGATCAGGTGGAACGGAAACCTATCCCGCTGACTCACTCAATGCCTTACTTGAAAATCGGGCAGCAAGCATTGAAACAGGTATTAGTTTTACTAATGGCACCGCCAGTATGAATGTTCTCAAGGAAGATTTTGAAAACCTAATCCCTGTCTTTGTAGATGTACTGACAAATCCGGCATTCCCCGATGAGAAGATTGAGTTGGCTAAAACCCAAACAAAATCCAGTATATCGCGCCGAAATGATAATATTCAGCAAATCGGAACACGAGAATTCCAGCGCCTTATTTACGGTCCCGATACTCGATATGGACGCAATACAGAGTATGAAACAGTTAACAATATCAGCCGGGAAGACTTAGTAAATTTCCATGATGAGCACTTTACAGCTGAAAACATGATGGTAGGAGTCGTTGGGGACTTCGATTCTGAAGAGATGAAAGAAAAACTGGAAGAAACCTTTGGACAACTACCGGCGGGAGACGAAACTACCCTTGAATTTCCCGAAGTAGATTACGAGCCCCAAAGCTCTATCAACTTTATCAATAAGCCGGATGTAAACCAGAGCTTCGTTATGCTGGGACATATCGGTGGATTGCGCGACAATCCGGACTATGCCAAAGTACAGGTTATGAACCAGGTACTCAGCGGTGGATTTTCGGGACGCCTGTTACAGATTGTTCGCTCTGAAATGGGGTTAGCCTATTCGGTCTACGGACGATACGGCATGAATAGCTTTTATCCCGGTGTATTCTACGCAGGTGTTCAGACAAAAAGCTCGACCACTGCCGAAGCCATTGATGCCATTATTGAACAAATTGAACGGCTACAAAACGAACCTATTACTGAAAAAGAACTGCAGGATACTAAAGATCAGATCTTGAATTCTGCTGTTTTTGAATATGACAGCTATGAAGAAGTGCTGAGCCAGCAAATGTCCTATGCGTATCGTGGATTGCCCAGTAATGCCTTTGAACAATATATCGAGGATGTAAAAGAGACAACTATTGAAGATGTCCAGTCTGTAGCTCAGGAATATCTGGATCCAGGTAACCTCCAGATCTTGGTCGTCGGCAACAAAGATGAAATCGGAGATCAGCTGGAGAAATATGGGAAGGTCAACGAAATTGACATCAGTATTCCCGAACCTGGTAGCGGAGAGCAGGAAGTAGTCAAAGGAGATGCAGAGAAAGGACAGCAACTGCTCAACCAAATGGCCGATGCGGTAATTAGTCCCGATACAGAACTCAATACGCTAACTGTATCCGGACAAGTACAGCAGCAGGGACAAACCATGCAAACAACTATGACTGTTGATTATCCTGATGCTATTGAGCAAACGATTCAAGCCCCCATGGGTAAAGTTCAACTCTCTTACAAGGGCGGATCGGGAACCATGACAGCTGGCGGACAAGAACGATCTCTCCCTCCCCAGATGGCCAATAGCCTTAAAAGTACGCTAAACAAAAGCTTTGTTTCTATTGCTTTGAATGCTGGGGAAGTTAATCCACAGTTTCTGGGTACTGAAGAGGTAGGTGGTACTACCTACAATAAGCTTAATGTAACTGTGGATGATTCAAATGTTGCCATATTGCTAAACCAAGAAACAAACTATCCTGATATCATTCGTTATAAGCAATTCAATCCTCAAATGGGTAGCGAGGTAACGGTTGAAAATCGTCATTCGGATTGGAATACTGTAGATGGTGTTGCTTATCCATATACACAAGTTACCATCATTAATGGTAATGAATCAGGTAAAGCAACATATGAGAGCCATGAAGTAAATAAATGA
- a CDS encoding M16 family metallopeptidase, whose product MRLKTSTWILGLLLVLFATSSQLTQAQSLEDFEEKVTEFTLDNGLTFIIIERPVAPVVSFATYVNVGGANEPVGHTGMAHIFEHMAFKGTHTVGTTNWQKEQEVLEELDNTYQEWLAEKYSTQPDSAKIDTLWSQFEDLQEKAGEYVVNNEFSQIIDRNGGTGMNATTSQDRTNYFYSLPENRLELWFSLESDRFKNPVFREFYKEKEVVREERRMRSESQPIGRLVEEFTAVAFTAHPYGRPTVGWHSDITATTMEDAREFYNTYYVPNNITFAIAGDVNPEEAKEFAKKYFGDIEPGPKPPPVYTKEPEQRGERRFTIEGQSQPYFLMGYHTVSQDHPDSKALQLLGSILSGGRTSILYKRMVDEEQTALQVTAFNGYPGQKYETLFATLAIPNQGVSVDTIEASILEEIEKVKEGEISQEALDRARTNARANLIRSLDSNSGLASSLASAESLRGDWRKVFTDLEELQQVTVYDIQRVAQEYLTKDNRTIGVIVNKNSNNEGDTNANN is encoded by the coding sequence ATGAGACTCAAAACCAGTACCTGGATCTTGGGATTGCTGCTTGTGCTATTTGCCACATCCAGTCAGTTGACTCAAGCACAATCACTCGAAGATTTTGAAGAAAAAGTAACCGAGTTCACCCTTGATAATGGACTCACTTTTATCATTATCGAACGACCGGTAGCCCCTGTCGTCAGTTTCGCCACTTATGTAAATGTAGGAGGCGCAAATGAGCCTGTGGGTCATACCGGTATGGCCCATATTTTTGAACATATGGCTTTTAAGGGAACACATACCGTAGGCACTACCAATTGGCAGAAAGAACAGGAAGTGCTTGAAGAACTCGATAACACCTACCAAGAATGGTTAGCCGAAAAATACAGCACCCAACCAGACTCCGCTAAAATAGATACTCTCTGGAGCCAGTTCGAAGATCTCCAGGAAAAGGCAGGAGAATATGTCGTTAACAATGAATTTTCTCAGATTATAGATCGAAATGGCGGTACCGGCATGAATGCCACCACTAGTCAGGACCGTACCAATTACTTTTACAGCCTCCCGGAAAATCGCCTTGAGCTTTGGTTTAGCCTGGAATCCGACCGATTCAAAAACCCGGTATTTCGCGAATTCTATAAAGAAAAAGAGGTAGTACGTGAAGAACGTCGCATGCGTTCCGAATCGCAACCTATTGGCCGCTTAGTTGAAGAGTTTACAGCTGTCGCTTTCACTGCTCATCCTTACGGCCGGCCAACGGTAGGATGGCATTCTGATATTACCGCTACCACGATGGAAGATGCCAGAGAGTTTTATAACACCTACTATGTACCTAACAATATTACATTTGCAATAGCAGGCGATGTCAACCCGGAAGAAGCTAAAGAGTTCGCCAAAAAGTACTTTGGAGATATAGAACCTGGTCCCAAGCCGCCTCCTGTATATACTAAAGAACCAGAACAGCGAGGAGAGCGACGATTTACGATAGAGGGCCAATCACAGCCCTATTTCCTCATGGGATATCATACTGTTTCCCAGGATCATCCGGATTCTAAAGCACTGCAGCTGCTGGGCAGTATTTTATCTGGCGGCCGAACCTCAATTCTATATAAACGTATGGTTGATGAGGAACAAACGGCACTTCAAGTCACTGCTTTTAATGGCTATCCCGGTCAAAAGTATGAAACCTTATTTGCTACTCTGGCCATCCCAAATCAAGGAGTTAGTGTGGATACTATTGAAGCCTCTATCCTGGAAGAGATTGAAAAGGTAAAAGAGGGAGAAATATCTCAGGAGGCGCTTGACCGTGCCCGAACTAACGCACGTGCCAACCTCATCCGAAGCCTTGACTCCAATTCGGGATTGGCTTCCTCCCTGGCATCCGCAGAAAGTCTGCGTGGAGACTGGCGCAAGGTATTCACTGACCTCGAGGAGCTCCAGCAGGTTACCGTCTACGATATTCAGCGTGTAGCCCAGGAATACCTCACTAAAGATAATCGCACCATTGGGGTCATCGTTAATAAGAATTCAAATAATGAGGGGGATACCAATGCTAATAACTAA
- a CDS encoding DNA-3-methyladenine glycosylase I codes for MKNRCPWCLNTFDQYVCYHDEEWGVPVYDDRTQFEFITLESAQAGLSWSTILKKREGYRKAFANFDIQKVARFDEQKIQKLLKNKEIVRNERKIRAAIHNAQQFIAIQESHGSFSKYIWSFVDGEPIQNNWQRQNQVPATTPLSDKFSADLKKRGFKFVGSTTMYAHLQATGLVNDHLVSCFRHTEVKKTS; via the coding sequence ATGAAAAACAGATGTCCGTGGTGTCTCAATACGTTCGATCAATATGTATGTTATCATGACGAAGAATGGGGTGTGCCAGTGTATGATGATCGCACACAATTCGAATTTATTACCCTTGAGAGCGCACAGGCAGGATTAAGCTGGAGTACTATCTTAAAAAAACGGGAAGGCTATCGAAAGGCATTTGCCAATTTTGATATCCAAAAAGTGGCTCGTTTTGATGAACAAAAAATTCAAAAACTACTTAAAAACAAAGAAATTGTTCGTAACGAGCGCAAAATTCGTGCGGCAATCCATAATGCACAACAATTCATAGCCATCCAGGAAAGCCACGGAAGCTTTAGTAAATATATCTGGTCGTTTGTAGATGGGGAGCCCATCCAAAATAACTGGCAACGCCAGAATCAGGTACCTGCCACAACCCCATTATCCGATAAATTTAGTGCCGATCTAAAGAAAAGAGGCTTCAAATTTGTAGGCAGTACTACCATGTATGCTCACCTGCAGGCTACAGGTTTAGTAAACGATCACCTTGTCAGTTGCTTTAGGCATACAGAGGTTAAGAAAACAAGCTGA